The sequence TTTTTTCTTTTTCAATTGAGAATGAGGTGGTTCTAAAGTTTGTTCATCAGTAATATTGAAATCTTTTTTAAACAAAGTTTTTAACTTTTTAATCATAGATTATATTTTACATTAAAATAGCTTTTTCAACAGCTTATAGTTAAAGCTAACTCTAAAAAAATAATATAAGAGCTATTTATCTTATTCATAACAACATTTTTTAATTTTTTCATGATTTTTTTCGTTAAAATTTTCTAAGTGAAAGAAAAAATAAATAAAAAAAATTATGACAAAATTTTTATTACAACCACAGACACACTAGTGGGAATTGGTTGCTTTGACTATGAAAATTTAGAATTAATTTATGAATTAAAAAAACGTCCTTTTGATAAAAAAATTATTATCTTGGTTGGTTCTATTGAGCAAGCAAGAAAATTTAAAAATTGAAATCAACAAGCGGATGAATTAGCTAAAAAATATTGACCTGGACCCGTTAGTTTAATAGTTAATGGACAAGGTTTTCGTATGCCCAATCAGCAAGGGTTAATTGATTTTTTATTAGAAAAAGGCCCTGCCTTTGTTACAAGTGCAAATTTATCTGGTCAAAATCCTTTAACTTTTGAACAAGCTATTGAAAATTTTAAAGAAGTAAAAACAGCTTATAATTTTGGAAAAGGTTCTAATATAGCATCTACTATCATTGATGTTGGAACTGGAAAAAAACTACGTTAATTTTGTTA comes from Mycoplasma iguanae and encodes:
- a CDS encoding L-threonylcarbamoyladenylate synthase; its protein translation is MKEKINKKNYDKIFITTTDTLVGIGCFDYENLELIYELKKRPFDKKIIILVGSIEQARKFKNWNQQADELAKKYWPGPVSLIVNGQGFRMPNQQGLIDFLLEKGPAFVTSANLSGQNPLTFEQAIENFKEVKTAYNFGKGSNIASTIIDVGTGKKLR